Proteins encoded in a region of the Oscillospiraceae bacterium MB24-C1 genome:
- a CDS encoding membrane dipeptidase, producing MNPYALIDLHCDTLTDWKYTNTGNPDTINDPKRVLSLSSIPADVHWAQFFAVFIPDEERGQAAIDYFEFNRQSFERQMKQFADRVAPCRSFSDMEAAFAQNKIAAFLTIENGSALAGDLGRVKELAEAGVRAITLVWNGENEIGSGHTTNHGLSDFGRAVIPELEKNGILVDISHLNDFGFCDLLEVAKKPFLATHSNARALCGHKRNLTDDMIREMVSRDCLIGLNYFVKFLREDGIVESLDDIYRHTMHFLELGAEKNLSLGSDFDGAVLPECLNTPSKAAGIYEYYLSRGLSQKIADGILYRNAWDFFKQNLP from the coding sequence ATGAATCCTTATGCTCTGATTGATCTTCATTGCGATACCCTTACCGACTGGAAATATACCAACACCGGTAATCCTGATACCATTAACGACCCCAAACGGGTGCTTTCACTTTCATCTATCCCGGCTGACGTACACTGGGCGCAGTTCTTTGCGGTATTTATACCCGACGAAGAGCGCGGACAGGCGGCAATTGATTACTTTGAATTTAACCGCCAAAGCTTTGAACGACAGATGAAACAGTTCGCTGACCGGGTTGCACCCTGTCGCTCCTTTTCCGACATGGAAGCGGCTTTTGCCCAGAACAAAATCGCAGCATTTCTCACCATTGAGAATGGCTCTGCGCTGGCGGGAGATCTTGGCCGTGTTAAAGAGCTGGCAGAGGCGGGTGTCAGAGCCATTACGCTGGTTTGGAATGGCGAAAACGAGATCGGTTCGGGGCACACTACCAATCATGGACTTTCCGACTTTGGGCGAGCAGTGATTCCTGAGCTTGAGAAGAACGGTATCCTAGTCGATATTTCGCACCTCAATGACTTCGGATTTTGCGATCTGCTGGAGGTAGCGAAAAAGCCGTTCTTGGCGACCCACTCCAACGCCCGCGCGCTCTGTGGCCATAAGCGAAATCTCACTGATGATATGATCCGTGAGATGGTAAGTCGTGATTGCCTCATCGGGCTAAACTATTTTGTCAAATTCCTGAGAGAAGACGGAATAGTGGAAAGCCTTGATGATATCTACCGCCACACCATGCATTTTCTTGAGCTTGGGGCCGAAAAGAACTTGTCTCTTGGCTCAGATTTCGACGGCGCCGTTCTGCCGGAATGTCTCAATACCCCATCAAAAGCCGCCGGAATTTATGAATATTATCTTTCGCGTGGGCTTAGCCAGAAGATTGCTGATGGTATTCTCTACCGAAATGCATGGGATTTCTTTAAGCAGAACTTGCCATAA